A portion of the Pseudarthrobacter defluvii genome contains these proteins:
- a CDS encoding 6-phospho-beta-glucosidase produces the protein MRLMIAGGGGFRVPLIYRALVAGPFSGLVAELVLYDVDPARLQAVTSVLQSMPARQGARLPVRATTVLPEALDGTDMVFAAIRPGGTAGRIADEKVAQDLGLLGQETTGAGGISYALRTIPHMLGLARLMRERCPDAWLINFTNPAGMVTEALLPVLGHRVVGICDSAGGLVQRAARAAGVPLAKDRLDGVGYYGLNHLGWLYRLESGGRDVLPGLLADAAALQSFEEGRLFPQPFLAALGLLPNEYLYYYYQQGTARRAMQAMAQTRGETIHSQQQELYPRLAAAGPDAYRLWEEARRSREEGYLAEARRDGERRTEEDLAGGGYERVALAAMRALAGGGEAQLILNTRNALPPLANPETRAPEPAPAGPGPSQPAIPGLPADAVVEVPCTVTSAGAVPLPQQMPAGAQLELLKRVKEVERSTVRAATTGDRAAALAAFARHPLVDSSDLAARLLAGYEQEFPDLGKMWEGGGRYGKE, from the coding sequence ATGCGGCTGATGATCGCTGGCGGCGGGGGTTTCCGGGTGCCGCTCATATACCGGGCTTTGGTGGCCGGTCCCTTTTCCGGTCTGGTCGCCGAGCTGGTGCTGTACGACGTCGATCCTGCCCGGCTGCAGGCCGTCACCTCGGTGCTGCAGAGCATGCCCGCGAGACAGGGTGCGCGGCTTCCCGTGCGTGCCACAACCGTTCTCCCCGAGGCCCTTGACGGTACCGACATGGTGTTCGCGGCGATCCGCCCGGGCGGCACGGCCGGGCGGATCGCCGATGAGAAGGTCGCCCAGGACCTTGGGCTGCTGGGGCAGGAAACCACGGGCGCCGGCGGGATTTCCTACGCCCTCCGGACCATTCCGCACATGCTTGGCCTTGCCCGGCTGATGCGGGAGCGCTGCCCGGACGCCTGGCTGATCAACTTCACTAACCCGGCCGGCATGGTTACGGAGGCGCTCCTCCCTGTCCTGGGCCACCGGGTCGTGGGGATCTGCGACTCCGCGGGCGGTCTGGTGCAGCGGGCCGCGCGTGCTGCGGGCGTCCCCTTGGCTAAGGATCGGCTCGACGGCGTGGGCTACTACGGGCTGAACCACTTGGGCTGGCTGTACCGGCTGGAGTCCGGCGGGAGGGATGTGCTGCCTGGCCTGTTGGCAGACGCCGCTGCCCTGCAGTCGTTCGAGGAGGGCAGGCTCTTTCCGCAGCCGTTCCTGGCCGCACTGGGGCTGCTGCCCAACGAGTACCTGTATTACTACTACCAGCAGGGCACCGCCCGGCGGGCGATGCAGGCCATGGCGCAGACCCGCGGTGAAACCATCCACAGCCAGCAGCAGGAGCTGTATCCGCGTCTGGCCGCGGCAGGGCCTGATGCCTACCGGCTGTGGGAGGAGGCCCGGCGGTCGCGGGAGGAGGGGTACCTGGCCGAGGCACGGCGTGACGGCGAACGCCGGACCGAGGAGGACCTTGCCGGCGGCGGGTATGAGCGGGTGGCGCTGGCTGCCATGCGTGCCCTGGCCGGTGGCGGGGAGGCCCAGCTGATCCTGAACACCCGGAACGCACTGCCTCCCTTGGCTAATCCGGAAACGCGGGCACCCGAACCGGCCCCGGCCGGCCCAGGCCCTTCCCAACCCGCCATTCCCGGCCTTCCCGCGGACGCCGTCGTCGAAGTCCCCTGCACTGTCACCAGCGCGGGCGCCGTCCCGCTGCCGCAGCAGATGCCCGCCGGCGCGCAGCTCGAGCTGCTTAAGCGGGTCAAGGAGGTGGAGCGGTCCACGGTCCGGGCCGCCACAACCGGGGACCGTGCCGCGGCCCTCGCGGCCTTCGCCCGGCATCCGCTGGTGGATTCGTCGGACCTGGCCGCCAGGCTCCTGGCCGGCTACGAACAGGAATTTCCGGATCTGGGGAAGATGTGGGAGGGCGGTGGGCGTTACGGGAAGGAGTAG
- the mshA gene encoding D-inositol-3-phosphate glycosyltransferase: MALIRRVALLSLHTSPMEQPGSGDAGGMNVYIRELASALAEAGVEVEIFTRATSVDQPAVEHPDPGVCVHNVLAGPPRKIPKEELPGLLHAMVAEIEQIRRRQPHGRYDVIHSHYWVSGIAGLELSQLWGVPLVHTMHTMAKVKNLLLESGEQPEPRRRELGEHRIVEGASRLIANTSSEAAELVSHYGATYDRIDIAPPGVDLATFTPAFRARSRAEHGVSPDTFHLVFAGRIQRLKGPQVLVKAAALLRKRRPDIDLRVTILGALSGNKEFNLRCLIKEAGMDDVVTQLPPVKAPELASWFRAADVVVMPSFSESFGLVALEAQACGTPVVATRVGGLSRAIFHGRTGLLVDGHHAADWADALEALYDDPATREDLGRAAAIRAQNSGWQRTAAITLESYHAAVDNFVVRRLAPVVPAS; the protein is encoded by the coding sequence ATGGCACTGATCCGCAGGGTCGCTTTGCTCTCCCTCCACACCTCCCCCATGGAACAGCCCGGTTCGGGCGATGCCGGCGGAATGAACGTCTACATCCGCGAGCTGGCGTCCGCGCTGGCCGAGGCGGGTGTTGAGGTGGAGATCTTTACGCGCGCCACTTCCGTCGACCAGCCCGCCGTCGAGCATCCCGATCCCGGGGTATGCGTGCACAACGTGCTGGCCGGGCCGCCCAGGAAGATCCCCAAGGAGGAGCTGCCCGGGCTGCTGCACGCCATGGTGGCGGAAATCGAGCAGATCCGCCGGCGCCAGCCGCACGGGCGCTATGACGTGATCCATTCGCACTACTGGGTGTCCGGGATCGCCGGGCTGGAGCTGTCCCAGCTGTGGGGCGTCCCGCTGGTGCACACCATGCACACCATGGCCAAGGTCAAGAACCTTCTGTTGGAGTCCGGCGAACAGCCGGAGCCGCGGCGGCGTGAGCTGGGCGAGCACCGCATTGTGGAGGGCGCGTCCAGGCTCATCGCCAACACCAGTTCCGAGGCCGCCGAGCTCGTCTCCCACTACGGGGCCACCTACGACCGCATCGATATCGCGCCGCCGGGCGTGGACCTCGCCACGTTCACCCCGGCGTTCCGGGCACGGTCCAGGGCGGAGCACGGCGTCAGCCCGGACACCTTCCATCTGGTCTTCGCTGGCCGGATCCAGCGGCTGAAAGGTCCGCAGGTGCTGGTCAAGGCCGCCGCGCTGCTGCGGAAGCGCCGCCCCGACATCGACCTGCGCGTCACCATCCTGGGCGCCTTGAGCGGCAACAAGGAATTCAACCTCCGCTGCCTGATTAAGGAGGCGGGAATGGACGACGTCGTCACGCAGCTTCCGCCCGTCAAGGCACCTGAGCTTGCGTCCTGGTTCCGCGCGGCCGACGTTGTGGTGATGCCTTCCTTCAGCGAATCCTTCGGACTGGTGGCCCTCGAGGCCCAGGCCTGCGGCACGCCCGTGGTGGCCACCCGCGTGGGCGGGCTGTCCCGCGCCATCTTCCACGGCCGCACCGGGCTGCTGGTGGACGGCCACCACGCTGCCGACTGGGCCGACGCACTGGAGGCCCTGTACGACGACCCCGCCACCCGCGAGGACCTGGGGCGTGCCGCCGCCATCCGTGCTCAGAACTCCGGCTGGCAGCGCACTGCCGCCATTACGCTGGAAAGCTACCATGCCGCCGTCGACAACTTTGTGGTCCGCCGCCTGGCCCCGGTGGTTCCCGCTTCCTGA
- a CDS encoding formate--tetrahydrofolate ligase: MSAFPSDLEIARAARIRPIGDIAAAAGVNADALEMYGRYKAKIDPGRLAAPAPHGKVVLVSAMSPTPAGEGKSTTTVGLADSLARAGHKVMIALREPSLGPVLGMKGGATGGGYSQVLPMDEINLHFTGDFHAITSANNALMALVDNHIYQGNALNIDPRRMTFKRVLDINDRSLREVVIGLGGPTQGVPRQDGFDITVASEIMAVFCLATDLADLRSRLGRITFGYTYDRAPVTVADLGVEGALTLLLKEAVKPNLVQTIAGTPALVHGGPFANIAHGCNSLIATQTARRLADIVVTEAGFGADLGAEKFMDIKARYGGLAPSAVVVVATVRALKMQGGVAKDQLTRPDVAALEAGVVNLRRHVRNVEKFGVTPVVAINQFSSDSPEELDWLLAWCAAEGVRAAVADVWGRGGGGDGGDELAALVAQAVETPSSFRHLYPLELPVEDKIRTIAQEIYGADGVDFSVPALKRLADIERNGWGSLPVCMAKTQYSFTDDASRLGAPKGFTIHVRDLLPKTGAGFIVALTGAVMTMPGLPALPAALRMDVDAEGNPVGLT, from the coding sequence ATGTCAGCGTTTCCTTCTGATCTTGAAATAGCACGTGCTGCCCGGATCCGGCCCATTGGGGACATTGCGGCTGCCGCAGGCGTCAATGCCGACGCCCTGGAGATGTACGGGCGGTACAAGGCGAAGATCGATCCTGGCCGCCTCGCTGCCCCCGCTCCGCACGGCAAGGTGGTGCTGGTGTCGGCCATGTCGCCCACCCCGGCGGGCGAGGGCAAATCCACCACCACCGTTGGGCTGGCGGACTCGCTGGCACGGGCCGGGCACAAGGTGATGATCGCGCTGCGGGAGCCGTCGCTGGGCCCGGTCCTGGGCATGAAGGGCGGCGCCACCGGCGGGGGTTATTCGCAGGTGCTGCCCATGGACGAGATCAACCTGCATTTCACCGGGGACTTCCACGCCATCACGTCAGCCAACAACGCCCTGATGGCGCTGGTGGACAACCATATTTACCAAGGCAACGCGCTGAACATCGATCCACGCAGGATGACGTTCAAGCGCGTCCTGGACATAAACGACCGGTCCCTGCGGGAGGTGGTCATTGGCCTGGGCGGTCCCACGCAGGGCGTGCCGCGCCAGGACGGGTTCGATATCACCGTGGCATCGGAGATCATGGCCGTTTTCTGCCTTGCCACGGACCTTGCAGACCTGCGCTCCCGGCTGGGCCGCATCACCTTTGGCTACACGTATGACCGGGCGCCCGTGACGGTGGCGGACCTCGGGGTGGAGGGTGCCTTGACGCTGCTCCTCAAGGAGGCGGTCAAGCCCAATCTGGTGCAGACCATTGCCGGCACACCTGCGCTGGTGCACGGCGGTCCCTTTGCGAACATCGCGCACGGCTGCAACTCGCTCATCGCCACTCAGACCGCCCGGCGGCTGGCGGACATCGTGGTGACGGAGGCCGGCTTCGGGGCGGACCTGGGGGCCGAGAAGTTCATGGACATCAAGGCGCGGTACGGCGGCCTGGCACCATCCGCCGTCGTGGTGGTGGCTACCGTGCGTGCCCTGAAGATGCAGGGCGGGGTGGCCAAGGACCAGCTGACCCGGCCGGATGTTGCTGCCCTCGAGGCGGGCGTGGTCAACCTGCGCAGGCATGTGCGCAATGTGGAGAAGTTCGGGGTCACGCCGGTGGTGGCCATCAATCAGTTCTCGTCCGATTCGCCCGAGGAACTGGACTGGCTGCTGGCGTGGTGCGCCGCGGAGGGGGTACGGGCGGCCGTTGCGGACGTGTGGGGCCGCGGCGGCGGTGGCGACGGCGGTGACGAGCTCGCCGCATTGGTGGCCCAGGCAGTGGAGACGCCCAGCAGTTTCCGGCATCTGTACCCGCTGGAGCTGCCTGTGGAGGACAAGATCCGGACCATTGCCCAGGAGATCTACGGTGCCGACGGCGTGGACTTCTCCGTTCCGGCACTGAAGCGCTTGGCCGATATCGAGCGGAACGGCTGGGGCTCCCTGCCGGTCTGCATGGCCAAGACGCAGTACTCGTTCACGGACGATGCCTCCCGCCTCGGCGCACCCAAGGGCTTCACCATCCACGTCCGGGACCTGCTGCCGAAAACCGGTGCGGGCTTTATCGTGGCCCTGACCGGCGCGGTGATGACCATGCCGGGCCTCCCCGCCCTCCCCGCCGCCCTGCGGATGGACGTGGACGCGGAAGGCAACCCCGTGGGCCTCACCTAA
- a CDS encoding endonuclease domain-containing protein gives MARQRPLTDLVAMGDELVRTPRPELEGREGAYSTVEELRYLVAQHPNLQGVVRARQALDLIRVGSDSAPETFLRLSMLEASLPEPELQVRLRPEDARSPSADLGFRRRRVAIQYDGGHHLLEPQRMSDRRRDKAFEAAGWTVVIIDKADQEDDFAAAIKKIKRALSSSTVDPSISSGFASK, from the coding sequence ATGGCACGGCAACGTCCTTTGACCGACTTAGTGGCTATGGGAGACGAACTCGTCCGGACACCTCGCCCTGAACTTGAGGGCAGGGAGGGCGCATATTCAACAGTTGAGGAACTGCGGTATTTGGTCGCCCAACACCCAAATCTTCAGGGCGTTGTTCGTGCCAGGCAGGCGCTGGACCTGATACGGGTCGGATCGGACTCTGCGCCGGAAACGTTCCTTCGATTGTCCATGCTGGAGGCAAGCCTGCCCGAACCCGAGTTGCAGGTTCGGCTTCGCCCGGAGGACGCGCGATCGCCGTCTGCTGACCTCGGCTTTCGACGACGGAGAGTTGCAATCCAATACGACGGCGGCCATCACCTGTTGGAACCGCAGCGCATGAGCGATCGGCGCCGGGACAAGGCCTTCGAAGCGGCTGGGTGGACCGTCGTCATTATCGATAAGGCCGATCAGGAAGATGATTTCGCGGCTGCCATCAAGAAGATCAAGCGGGCTTTGAGTAGTTCAACGGTCGATCCCTCAATCAGCTCAGGGTTCGCCAGCAAGTGA
- a CDS encoding inositol-3-phosphate synthase, whose protein sequence is MSSHPIRVAIVGVGNCAASLVQGVQYYKDADPADTVPGLMHVEFGPYHVGDVEFVAAFDVDGKKVGVDLSDAISASENNTIKIADVPPTGVTVQRGHTLDGLGKYYLETIEQSTEEPVDVVQALKDAKVDVMVCYLPVGSQQAAEFYAQAAIDAGVAFVNALPVFIAGTKEWADKFTAAGVPIVGDDIKSQIGATITHRVMAKLFEDRGVTLDRTYQLNVGGNMDFKNMLERDRLESKKISKTQAVTSNVEAELAAKDVHIGPSDYVQWLDDRKWAFVRLEGRNFGDAPVSLEYKLEVWDSPNSAGVIIDAIRAAKIGLDRGIGGPLLSASSYFMKSPPEQFNDDLAREKVEAFIRGDVER, encoded by the coding sequence GTGTCTTCACATCCCATTCGTGTTGCAATCGTTGGCGTGGGCAACTGCGCCGCCTCGCTGGTGCAGGGCGTCCAGTACTACAAGGACGCCGATCCTGCGGATACTGTTCCGGGCCTGATGCATGTTGAGTTTGGCCCGTACCACGTGGGTGATGTTGAGTTCGTCGCCGCGTTTGACGTGGACGGCAAGAAGGTCGGCGTTGACCTTTCCGATGCCATCTCGGCGAGCGAGAACAACACCATCAAGATCGCCGACGTTCCCCCCACCGGTGTGACGGTCCAGCGCGGCCACACCCTGGACGGGCTGGGGAAGTACTACCTGGAGACCATCGAGCAGTCCACCGAAGAGCCCGTGGACGTGGTCCAGGCCCTGAAGGACGCCAAGGTTGACGTCATGGTCTGCTACCTGCCGGTCGGTTCGCAGCAGGCTGCCGAGTTCTACGCCCAGGCAGCGATCGACGCCGGCGTTGCCTTCGTGAACGCCCTGCCGGTCTTCATTGCCGGGACCAAGGAGTGGGCTGACAAGTTCACCGCCGCCGGTGTGCCCATCGTGGGCGATGACATCAAGAGCCAGATTGGCGCCACCATCACCCACCGCGTGATGGCGAAGCTGTTCGAGGACCGGGGCGTGACCCTGGACCGGACGTACCAGCTGAACGTCGGCGGAAACATGGACTTCAAGAACATGCTGGAGCGTGACCGGCTGGAGTCCAAGAAGATCTCCAAGACCCAGGCTGTGACCTCCAATGTCGAGGCCGAACTGGCTGCCAAGGACGTGCACATCGGCCCGTCCGACTACGTCCAGTGGCTCGATGACCGCAAGTGGGCCTTTGTCCGCCTGGAGGGCCGCAACTTCGGTGACGCCCCCGTGTCGCTGGAGTACAAGCTGGAGGTGTGGGATTCCCCGAACTCCGCAGGTGTGATCATTGACGCGATCCGGGCCGCCAAGATCGGCCTGGACCGTGGCATCGGCGGCCCGCTGCTGTCGGCGTCGAGCTACTTCATGAAGTCCCCGCCGGAGCAGTTCAACGACGACCTCGCCCGCGAAAAGGTCGAAGCCTTCATCCGCGGCGACGTAGAGCGCTAA